The Paraburkholderia megapolitana genomic sequence ACCCACACGCGAGCCAGCGCCTGAGCACCCATCGTCGCAAGCACCAGCACATAAACGATCACGGGCACGCGCAACGCCGACGGCAACGTCGGCCACAGCAGCCACACGTTGACCGCCCCATAGCCGAGGCAAGCAAACACCGACAGCGGTCGAGCGGCAAACCGCGTATCGCTGCTCAATGCGACGATAAAACACAGATGCGCCAGCAAGAAGCTAACTAGTCCCGCTACAAACAGATTCCACGGCAGCATGAGGAACACATCGCCGGCCAACGACAGGACGATGCCGCGCAGCATCCACGACCGGTAGCGCGGCGCGGCCGCGTGCGCCGTCCATGCGAGCCGCAGTATCAACAGCGTCGCGAGCGGTTTGCATAGCCAGTGGAGCCAACGCCAGGGTGTATCCCCCGCATTCATGAACAGTGCGCCAAGGATTGCTCCGACCACTGCCGCGAGCGTCAAGGTTGCAAGCAACCGTGGCCTGGTCGACCCATCGCGCCCTAGCGGTCCCGACTCTCCATGCAACGTGCCGTACAACCAGTCCATCAGCGGAAACACGATGTTGAAGTTATACGTCTGCATCAGATCCCGCCGATGATGGATTCGATGCAGGCGCCGCATATGACTGATCCACGGCAGACGGGTGAGCGGATGTGTCTCGGGCAGATGTTCGCAGGCGTGAAAAATCTCATAGCTCAGGTACCCGACCAGCATCGTGCCGCAAAACAGCGCGGCGACATTGCCATCGATCTTCGCCAGTAGCCACCAGGCAACGAACAGCCCCACGCTGTACAACACGATCAACCACGCGGGAAAGAGAATGACTCGCCAGTCCTGAGCAGACTCGTAACGCATCCGCTCTTCGACGAAAAAGCTATGGTGGTCGCCGGTGTGACGCTTGTAGAACATCGCAGCCAGCCGATGTTTATAGTGACCGAGATGCTTGTGCGCAAAGTATTCGGTCCAGTTGAACAACACCAGCGCCAACGGGACAGTCAACCACTCCAGCGGCTCCACACGATGCAGTGTTCGCCAGAACAGAAACACGCAGAGAACGCCGTACGCCAGAACAAAGCCCCCGTGTACCCAGGGGCTGTAACGCGGATCAATGCCTGCGCGATAACGCATCCGGAATGCCTGAGTATCTTGAGGCACAGCGGCTCCTTCTCTCGTTGACGTCGGCAATGTGTCACGAAACGCGACGGGTTGTCTCACCGTTCTTCAGCGATCCCGTCAAAGAGCGTGTCCACTCCGGCGCTTTCCACACGTGCCGGATGCGCTGAAAGAACGGCCCCGGTTGCGCGATATCGCGTAGCAGGTCCCTATATTCGTGAAGCCAGCTAACGAACAGATTTCGCGTATGAACCTGGTTGACGATGCCATATTCAGGCGGCTCATCTTTCGATTCCT encodes the following:
- a CDS encoding lysoplasmalogenase codes for the protein MPQDTQAFRMRYRAGIDPRYSPWVHGGFVLAYGVLCVFLFWRTLHRVEPLEWLTVPLALVLFNWTEYFAHKHLGHYKHRLAAMFYKRHTGDHHSFFVEERMRYESAQDWRVILFPAWLIVLYSVGLFVAWWLLAKIDGNVAALFCGTMLVGYLSYEIFHACEHLPETHPLTRLPWISHMRRLHRIHHRRDLMQTYNFNIVFPLMDWLYGTLHGESGPLGRDGSTRPRLLATLTLAAVVGAILGALFMNAGDTPWRWLHWLCKPLATLLILRLAWTAHAAAPRYRSWMLRGIVLSLAGDVFLMLPWNLFVAGLVSFLLAHLCFIVALSSDTRFAARPLSVFACLGYGAVNVWLLWPTLPSALRVPVIVYVLVLATMGAQALARVWVHVAMGDSLRDSARRAAVGGLLFMLSDTLLAWDRFHAALPLSALWILASYYAAMWMLASSTHQTRRA